Proteins encoded by one window of Microbacterium testaceum:
- a CDS encoding DUF3073 domain-containing protein, giving the protein MGRGRQKAKNTKIARELKYDTYSVNYSALERELGAPAPGEDAYVDKWADQYSDEYDNEKA; this is encoded by the coding sequence ATGGGGCGTGGCCGTCAGAAGGCGAAGAACACCAAGATCGCCCGTGAGCTGAAGTACGACACCTATTCGGTGAACTACTCGGCTCTCGAGCGCGAACTGGGTGCACCCGCTCCGGGTGAAGACGCGTACGTCGACAAGTGGGCCGACCAGTACAGCGACGAATACGACAACGAGAAGGCCTGA